In Syngnathus typhle isolate RoL2023-S1 ecotype Sweden linkage group LG14, RoL_Styp_1.0, whole genome shotgun sequence, one genomic interval encodes:
- the LOC133167489 gene encoding BMP/retinoic acid-inducible neural-specific protein 3-like → MARWPIFSLGLLSWLCLGSARAAATAPLPNDKPGGPLDWLLSDKGPFHHSPEYIDFVEKNRQGFSTRYKIYREFGRWKVNNLASERRDVSQSPLPLTSEFIRNIRLLGRRPSVQTITDNLIKKYGTHFLLSATLGGEEALTIFVDKRKLSKKAEVSDYSSNSSSVTLEALHQLAASYFIDRESTLRKLHHIQIASTAIKVTETRTGPLGCSNYDNLDSVSSVLVQSPENKVQLQGLQTVLPDYLREDFVQAALSYIACNGEGRFVCKDNDCWCSCDAKFPQCNCPYTDIQAMEESLERITQTWAQLYKDFEESDEFKGFHARLPQKHFLNISTIQHLWSLDTVFHGRYELLENSMRVIAKRAERVIFKLFSLSKRCHRQPQVRVPRERSQAYWLSHFQSLLYCSENNQLGAFSEELHSCSCRYEHVPCHLPPPCAVGEGSACAECAPDNHTRCGGCNQGFTLLQGLCKPMVADSTENYLGFETDLQDLELGYLLQRSDRRLEVHAIFISNDMRLNSWFDPSWRKRMLLTLKSNKYKSNMVHMLLGISLQVCLTKNSTLEPVLTLYINPFGGSHSESWYIPVNENGFPDWQATKLDLPFDCYNWTLTLGNKWKTFFETIHVYLRSRITAPNGANDSVYYEPLEVTDPGRNLGYMKINSIQVFGYSMHFDPEAIRDLILQLDYPYTQGSQDTAMLQLLEIRDRVNRLSPQGQPRLDLFACLLRHRLKLTPGEVARIHASLQDFGSRLPNSVEYESIKLCS, encoded by the exons ATGGCTCGATGGCCCATCTTCAGCCTCGGCCTCCTCAGCTGGCTATGTTTAGGCTCCGCGCGAGCGGCGGCAACAGCTCCGCTGCCAAACGACAAGCCCGGCGGCCCCTTAGACTGGCTGCTGTCTGACAAGGGGCCCTTCCACCACTCCCCGGAGTACATCGACTTTGTGGAGAAGAACAGGCAAGGCTTCTCCACCAGATACAAGATATACAG ggAGTTTGGGAGATGGAAGGTGAACAATTTGGCATCGGAAAGAAGAGATGTCTCACAGTCTCCATTACCTTTGACATCCGAGTTCATCAGGAATATTCGACTCCTCGGCCGCAGGCCCAGCGTGCAGACCATCACAGATAACCTGATCAAGAAATACGGGACCCACTTCCTGCTGTCTGCCACACTTGGAG GAGAAGAAGCCCTAACGATATTTGTCGACAAGCGAAAACTCAGCAAGAAGGCCGAAGTGAGCGATTACTCGAGTAATTCGTCCAGCGTGACTCTGGAAGCGCTGCACCAGCTGGCCGCCTCCTACTTCATCGACAGGGAAAGCACTCTGCGCAAGCTGCACCACATCCAGATCGCCTCTACCGCCATCAAG GTGACGGAAACTCGCACTGGTCCCCTTGGATGCAGTAACTATGACAACCTTGACTCTGTTAGCTCAGTGCTGGTTCAGAGCCCTGAAAACAAGGTCCAGCTGCAAG GTTTGCAGACGGTTCTACCCGACTACTTGAGGGAAGATTTTGTGCAAGCTGCTCTCAGCTACATCGCCTGCAACGGGGAAGGCCGCTTTGTCTGCAAGGATAACGACTGCTGGTGTAGTTGTGATGCCAAGTTCCCACAATGCAACTGTCCCTACACCGACATCCAAGCCATGGAGGAGAGTCTGGAGAGAATCACCCAGACGTGGGCGCAGCTTTACAAAGATTTTGAAGAATCAG ATGAATTCAAAGGCTTCCACGCAAGGCTGCCTCAAAAGCATTTCCTGAACATCTCCACCATCCAACACTTGTGGTCACTCGACACCGTGTTCCACGGCCGATATGAGCTGTTGGAGAACAGCATGCGCGTGATTGCCAAGCGTGCAGAGAGAGTCATCTTTAAGCTCTTCAGTTTGAGTAAAAGATGTCACCGACAGCCGCAAGTTCGAGTGCCAAGAGAGAG GTCTCAGGCCTACTGGCTGAGTCATTTCCAGTCTCTCTTGTATTGTTCCGAGAACAACCAGCTCGGCGCCTTCTCCGAGGAGCTCCACAGCTGCAGCTGTCGATATGAACACGTCCCCTGTCACCTCCCCCCACCCTGTGCCGTCGGCGAAGGCTCCGCTTGTGCCGAGTGTGCGCCAGACAACCACACCCGCTGCGGAGGCTGCAACCAAGGCTTTACCCTCCTACAGGGGCTTTGTAAGCCCATGGTGGCAGATTCCACAGAAAACTACTTGGGCTTCGAGACGGACCTCCAAGATTTGGAACTGGGCTACCTTCTGCAGAGATCGGACCGTAGGCTCGAG GTTCACGCAATTTTCATCAGCAACGACATGCGTCTTAATAGCTGGTTTGACCCGTCCTGGAGAAAGCGTATGCTGCTGACTCTGAAAAGTAACAAGTATAAATCCAACATGGTGCACATGCTGCTGGGAATCTCCCTTCAGGTTTGCCTTACCAAGAACAGCACACTGGAGCCCGTGCTCACCCTCTACATTAACCCCTTTGGAGGGAGCCATTCCGAGAGCTGGTACATTCCCGTCAACGAGAACGGTTTTCCTGACTGGCAGGCTACAAAGTTGGACCTGCCCTTTGACTGTTACAATTGGACTCTGACCCTCGGGAACAAGTGGAAGACGTTCTTCGAAACCATCCACGTGTACCTGCGGAGCCGGATAACCGCACCAAACGGCGCCAATGACAGCGTCTACTACGAACCGTTGGAGGTGACGGATCCTGGACGCAATCTGGGCTACATGAAAATCAACAGCATCCAGGTCTTTGGTTACAGTATGCACTTTGACCCGGAGGCTATCCGTGACTTGATTCTGCAACTGGACTATCCGTACACGCAAGGTTCCCAGGACACGGCCATGCTACAGCTCTTGGAAATACGTGACCGGGTCAACCGGTTGTCGCCACAGGGTCAACCCAGATTGGACCTGTTTGCCTGCCTCCTCCGACACCGACTGAAACTGACTCCCGGCGAGGTAGCTCGCATTCATGCCTCCTTGCAGGACTTTGGCTCCCGTCTGCCCAATTCCGTGGAGTACGAAAGCATTAAGCTTTGCAGTTAA